The DNA region AGGTTTGGGCGGGACGCGGATGAGGAGATGGAAGTGGTTGGACATCATGCAGAAGGTGATGATGTCGATGTCGCAGAAGCGGGCGAGGTGATGGAGGATGTTGAGCAGCTTGTGCTTGGCGGAGTCGTCGAGGAGTGGGAGGCGGCCGGCAACTCGCGACATGCAATGGTACGTCGCCGGGAGGGAGGGATCCGCCTTGATGCGGGGAAGTCTCATAGGTTGGAGGTGCAGGGTGGGGTGACTGTGACTGCGAAATCGTA from Verrucomicrobiia bacterium includes:
- a CDS encoding transposase; translation: MRLPRIKADPSLPATYHCMSRVAGRLPLLDDSAKHKLLNILHHLARFCDIDIITFCMMSNHFHLLIRVPPKP